The nucleotide sequence GCCGCTACCGGCTCGACGGGGCGGTGCCTGCTATGGTCGACCGCTCGCGCGGGTACTAGCGATCCCAGCTTTCGGTGCGATTAACGTAGCGCGTGTCGATGTGATGATTTGGGTTCAATGCCCAGGTCGCTACATACCCGGGCTGACGCCACCGCTGCTCGGACAACCCAAATGACTCGGCCGCTTGGACCGATCCGATATCGATGCCGCGACTGACGATGTCGCCGGTACGCGGCTCAAATTCGCCGGCCACCACCCACAAATGCGCCAACCCTTCGTTCGCGGCGTAGTCACGCGCACGGTCGACGTGGGCTTGGCAGGCCTCGGTGCAGTCAGGACCGATAAAGGTCACTTGATAACCCCGCCCGGCGTGGTCCAAGGTCGAATCAAACACCCCGCCATCGACCGCCAAGGTCACGCTGACCGGCGCGAACAATCCAGGCGCTAGACTGTGACAAATAGGTAGCAACTCATCTTTTTTGAGATAAGAGCCGCCGACGACGCCGGCGGATAAGCAGGCCGCGACAAATACTAGCCAAAAGGCATCGGACAATTTCATGCGCCGACGCTAGCGCCCTTGGCGAACATCTTCAAGCAGGTTTTGCGACGCGGTTCGACCCTGCCCGATCCCAGCCTTGCATACTACGGCCATGAGTTTCCGTTTTAGAAATGCCCTGCGTGGCTCCGAAGTATTACTAGCACTGCTCTTTATCGCCGCCGCAACAGCGCTCAGTGTTGGCTTTGGCTCGGCTCAGCGCCAAGCCGCCGAATCGCGCGAAACAACTCGGGTCGACGCCCTCGCCACGCGCATTCACAACGACATGGTCAGTCGTAGCTTCGCATTGGCTCAGGTCGGACGTTACTTTCAATCGACAGCTCCGGTCAGCTACGACGAGTGGGCGCGCTTCGTCGAACCGATCCTGGACCACTTTCCCGAGCTCACCGGGATTGCCTATGTTGCTGTTGGCGAAGGCCCTGCCTTGGAGCGCGCGGTGACCTTAGGCCAAACGCAAGACCCCAATTTTAGTATCTTCGAGTTGACCGCAGAGGGGTCACGCGCAGTCACACGCCAGGCTGGGCCGCGCGCGCCAGTGGTCTATGTCAGTACCGATGACCGCAATACCGAAGCCCTCGGCTTGGACCTTTACCGTGAGCCGGCACGCGCCGAACTGCTCAAACAGATTTCCGCACTGCGGCGCTTTACCCTGTCCGAACCCTTGGTCTTGGTCGACACAGCGGCGCCTGTCGCGGTGTTGTTTGGCGTGCCTATCGTGGACGGCGCCTCGATTTCCCGTTTCATCGTCGGCGCCGTTCAGATTGATACACTGGTCACGCAGATATTGACCGGCACCGGGCTTAACGACTCTGCCATCCGCATCATCGATGCCGAACGCCCCGATCAGACCCTATACAACGGGCTGGCAGCCGCAGACCCTGCCAATGGCGTCGAGCGTCACCGCACGATCCAAATCGGCGGACGCACCTGGGACATCAGCTTCAACATTGCGCCGGTACGGATTCCGCTTTGGGTCTTTTTGCTGTGGCTGGTACCCAGCCTACTGGCGCTGACGATGCTGGTCATTAGCACCCAACGCCGCGTTCAACTGGCGCAAACCCAAGCCGAAGTCACGCGTACCGTCGCCGACAGCGAGCGGCTGAACCAGGATTTGATTAAAGAACGCGCCAAGCTGACCGAAAGCCTTGATCACATCAACCGCAAAAATCGGGAACTGGAGTCCTTTGCCTATGTTGCCTCGCATGACCTAAAGGCACCCTTACGCGGCATCCGCAACGTCAGCGCTTGGCTGCTCGAAGACCTGGCGCTGCTGGACCTGCCGGCCTCCATCACCGAATACAACTTGCGCTTGACCACCTTGACCCAAAAAATGGGCGATCTGCTGGACGGGTTACTGGGTTTCAACCGCGCCCGCCTCGACGATCAACAAGAGCCAGTCGATTTGAACGCCATGGTCGCCGAAATTGCGGCGGACGTGGATCAATCGCACGGCCCTTTTGGCCTGACATGTACTGAGTTGCCAACGCTGCAAACCCGCGAATCAGCCCTGCGCCGGGTGTTAACCGAGCTGATAACCAATGCGGTCGTTCACAATTCAAACGCAGCGCCAGCGCTACAACTAACCGCGACCCCAGACGCCGACGGCCTGGTTTTTCGGTTGTGTGACAATGGCACCGCGATACCGGTTCAAGCACGCGACCGCGTGTTCGAGATTTTTCAAACCTTACACGCAACCGGCGATCGGGTGGCGGGCCTGGGACTGGCGGTGGTTCGCAAACTGGTGTCTTACCACGGCGGTCACATCCACATTGTTGACAACACTACGACCGATGGCACCTGTTTCGAATTCAGTTGGCCGTGCACACTAGCGGCGGATTCAAGCGAGGCATGAGCATGCGCGAACACTCCCCTGTGAGTTTTTTGTTAGTCGATGACGACGAGGTCGATATCATCAGCATGCAACGCGCGCTGAAAAAACAAAAGATCGCCAACCCGCTATTGGTGGCGCGCGATGGCATCGAAGCACTCGAAATTTTGCACGGCACCCACGAGGTATTCCGGCGCCCGCACAGCGTGATAGTGCTGTTGGATTTAAACATGCCACGCATGAACGGCCATGAATTCCTAAACGCCATTCGCGGCGATGCCACACTCAGCCAACTCGTGGTGTTCGTGCTGACGTCATCGCGCCACGAACGCGACATTCACCAGGCCTACGAACAAAACGTCGCCGGCTACATTGTTAAAGAAGACCTCAACAACGGCGGCCTCAGCCATGCACTGGGGCTTTTGGATAAATACTGGCGTGTGGTAGAACTGCCAGACATTTAAGCCAAGGTTGACCATGCTGCGCGTAATTCTACTGTCCTTCTTACTACTGAGCGGCTGCACGTCTGGCGACTTCGAACCACGGCGACTGGCCCAGTCGGACACCCAACTGATTATTGAGCGGGTCCGAAACCAGCTTGATGAGGACCTCGACACACTGATCGGCAAGCTTTACGCGCGCAACCCGATCTTCTTAAATCGATCCGGATTCACATTACCCCAGCGCCAGCGCATGCTGCGTGATGCGCGCTTTTACGCTGAATTGGACGAAGCACGCAGCACCGAGGCGGTGAGGCTGGCGTTTAACGACGACTTTGGCGGCGACCGGGTATTTGCTTTTGTTTACGGGCTCGCCAGCATGATCGACGAAAGCTACGGTCGCAAACGCGAGTTTTACTTACTCGACGGACCCAGCGGCCAATTCATCTTTAACTCGGCGCGCAACATCGATACCGCGACCTTTTTGCTGCGCACTCAGACCCGCAGCGACGGCAGCCCCTACCTTTACGCGGACGGTTACCAAGGCGACATCTTGAACGCGAGTTTCTCGCAGTTATTGGGGCGTCTATCGGCCAAACAGGACGTGGTCGCCGATATGCTGGGGGACGGCAACCAACGTCAGGTCAACGCGGTCGCCCGTGGCGTGTTCACCACGGTATTCTTGCCGATCGGCCTTTAATGCAGCGTGCGCGTGGGGCCGTCGTCATCCCCAGCGTCGTCGACCTCGTCGCCGTTTTCGTCATGGTTGGCCACGCTCGCCGCCATGCCCTCCGGCAGCTGCTCGTTGAACTCAGCGACTAAATCCGCGACCACATTGCGCAGTGCGTCGACCGCGACCTGGTTGTTTTCGCGGATCGCTTCTTCTTCCAAATCCATCGTGCCATGCCAATACAAGGTCGACGCCATGACGTCGTGGACCTGCTCGGTGACTGCATCGTAAAACTGCTGATGCGCGCTTTCGTCGCCGACTGCTTCGGACCGGGTCACTGAAATGCGCAGCGCCACCGGTTCGTTGTGCTCCAGCCAGCTAGGCTCGTACAGCGACAAGCGCGCAATGTAGGGGCGGCCATCGTGTTCGAAGACACAAATCGCCTCGTCGTATTGCAGCGCCATACCATCTTCACGCTCACCGACTACGATGTAACTGGCCATGACCGGCGTGCTCATCCACCCGACCGCCTCGTCGGCAAACGCGAGCTGGGATTCGAGCAAGCAATGCAGGCAATCAATTTCGTGCATCCCCAGCACGTACTCAGCCTCAAAACGGGTCAAGTCATGGCTGTGATCGATCGCCGCAAAGTCCTCGTTAGTGATCCGCACACCGGCATCTTGGCTGGGCGCGTCGGAAAAAATAGTCAATTCAGAAATCATGAAATCCTCGCAAGGCGCGCAGTGTAAAGCACCGCGTGCCGTCACTAAAGTGCCGGAACTCGTCGCAACGCCCAAGGTCATACTTTTTGGCTTGTTTATTAACAACTTAAACCGTATAGATAAAAGATGACTGGATACTTCATCCGACGGCTATTGCTGATCATCCCCACCTTCCTCGGAATTACGCTGATGGTTTTCACCATCACGCGCTTTGTTCCGGGCGGCCCTATCGACCGAGCCTTGGCCCAAGCCCAGGCCGCGTCGGAAAGCTCCGAGTTTCAATCCTCGCGCCCCGGTGACTCGACCAGCATCCTGTCG is from Litorivicinus lipolyticus and encodes:
- a CDS encoding response regulator; this translates as MSFLLVDDDEVDIISMQRALKKQKIANPLLVARDGIEALEILHGTHEVFRRPHSVIVLLDLNMPRMNGHEFLNAIRGDATLSQLVVFVLTSSRHERDIHQAYEQNVAGYIVKEDLNNGGLSHALGLLDKYWRVVELPDI
- a CDS encoding sensor histidine kinase; amino-acid sequence: MSFRFRNALRGSEVLLALLFIAAATALSVGFGSAQRQAAESRETTRVDALATRIHNDMVSRSFALAQVGRYFQSTAPVSYDEWARFVEPILDHFPELTGIAYVAVGEGPALERAVTLGQTQDPNFSIFELTAEGSRAVTRQAGPRAPVVYVSTDDRNTEALGLDLYREPARAELLKQISALRRFTLSEPLVLVDTAAPVAVLFGVPIVDGASISRFIVGAVQIDTLVTQILTGTGLNDSAIRIIDAERPDQTLYNGLAAADPANGVERHRTIQIGGRTWDISFNIAPVRIPLWVFLLWLVPSLLALTMLVISTQRRVQLAQTQAEVTRTVADSERLNQDLIKERAKLTESLDHINRKNRELESFAYVASHDLKAPLRGIRNVSAWLLEDLALLDLPASITEYNLRLTTLTQKMGDLLDGLLGFNRARLDDQQEPVDLNAMVAEIAADVDQSHGPFGLTCTELPTLQTRESALRRVLTELITNAVVHNSNAAPALQLTATPDADGLVFRLCDNGTAIPVQARDRVFEIFQTLHATGDRVAGLGLAVVRKLVSYHGGHIHIVDNTTTDGTCFEFSWPCTLAADSSEA